The following DNA comes from Microbacterium foliorum.
CGTCGGCCTCGCGACCTCGGTGAGCACCCGGAGGGTCGTCGGCGCGGTGTCGGCGAGCGTGCCCGAGTGGAACTCGAGCGCGAGGGAGATGCCTCGGGCGTTCGCCTCGTCGACGGCATCCTGCAGTCGCGCGATCGTCGACGCCCAGTCCTGCGGTGCGGCCCCGTCGGATCCGATCGATCCCGCCCAGACGCGCACACGGTCGACACCGAGAGCCTCGGCTGTGTCGAGCACAGGGGTGATCGACTCATCGGTGCCGGCGCGGAAATACGAACCGTAGGAGCACGACACGAGCCCGGCATCCGACATCAGCCCTGACACCCTCGCCGCCTGATCGACGTCACCGGCCGGCACGTGCGTGTCGGCGCCCCACTCGATGACATCGAGCCGTGCTTCTGCTGCGAGCTCGACGACTTGTTCGGCGCTCAGCGCCCGGAACGTCACCGAGCAGAGTCCTGGGCGGATCTTCGTCATGGGTTCATCCTCTCAAGGGGCCGCGTCGGTGTCTCGGGGGTTGCGTCCGGCGGCTTGCGTCATGTCGGCGCCCCGGGGCCGCCTGCCCCGTGCTGTCTGCCCCGTGCCGTCTGCGGTCCCCGGTTGTTCCACGGTCGAGTCCCGTATCTTCCGACGTCGAGCCCCGTACCGTCTGCAGGACTGAGGGACGGATGCAGGACCAGAAACCGTGTTCCGGCCCGGCATCCGTGCCCTGGTCCTGCAGACGGCACACCGGTGACACAGAGGTGGCACGCCCGCGCCGTGCAAGCCCAGACGTTGAAGTCCCGGCCGTCAGCGCAGGTGCGGTGAGACCGCGGCGCCGAAGGACTCGGCCGTGCGCCGCACGACGTTCTCGGGAGCATCCGCCCAGATGTCGGCGTTGAAGATCTCGACCTCGATGTCGCGGTCGTATCCGGTGTCGATCACAGCGCGGGTGAGCGAGCCGAAGTCGATCACCCCGTCGCCCGTGTAGTGCCGCGACAGCAGCACGTCGGCGGCGAGCGGGGTCTTCCAGTCGCACACCTGGTACGTCGCGATGCGGCCTTCACGACCGGCGCGCGCGATCTGCTCGAGCACCTGCGGATCCCACCAGATGTGGAACGTGTCGACCGCCGCGCCCACCACATCGGCGTCGAAGTCGGCCGCGATGTCGAGCGCCTGGCCGAGCGTCGAGACGACCGCGCGATCGGAGGCATACATCGGATGCAGCGGCTCGATCGCCAGCGTCACCCCCGCCGCCTTCGCGTCGGCGGCGAGATCTCCGATCGCGTCGCGCACACGTTCGCGCGCGCCGATCAGGTCACGCGACCCGGCCGGCAGCCCGCCGGCGACGAGCACGAGCACGGCCGTCGATCCGTCAGCCCCGGATGCGGCGAGCGTCGCGGTCTCCTCGATCGCTCGGCGGTTGTCGTCGAGGGCCGCGACGCGCTCCGGCCCCTCGGGGAGGGTGAAGAAGCCGCCGCGGCAGTGCGTGGTGAACCGCAGACCGGAGTCGGTCAGCATCCGCGCGGCGACGTCGAGTCCGACCTCGTTGACGGGCTCGCGCCACAGACCGATGGCCTGGATGCCGGCATCCGCCGTCACCCGCAGCGCGGTCGCGAGATCGGCGTGCTTGATGGTCGCCTGGTTGATCGACAGGCGGGGGTCGACGGTCATGCGGTCACGCTCCCCGCATCGATGCCGTTCAGGCGCAGCATCCCGTGCCACCGCTCGCGCGCGAGCTCGGGGTCCTCCAGCGCGAGCGACGCGTTGGCGAGTTCGACGATGCGGCTGAGGTGGGGAAGGCTCCGTGCCGAGTGAAGTCCGCCGACCATCTGGAACGCGGGCTGGTGCCCGTTGAGCCAGGCGAGGAACGCGACCCCCGTCTTGTAGTAGAACGTCGGAGCAGCGAACACCTGACGGCTGAGCTCTTCGGTCGGGCCGAGGATCTCGAGGTAGCGCGCGGGGTCTCCGGCATCCAACGCCTGGATCGCCGCCGATGCCACCGGGGTGATCGCCGCGAACGCGCCGAGCAGCGCGTCGGAGTGGGTGCGTTTCGTCTCGGTGCTTCGCTCCTCACTCAACGGCCGGGTGGAGTCGCCGCCGATCAGGCCGACGTAGTTGAAGTCGTCGCCCGTGAACATGCGAACGCCCTCAGGCAGACGCTCGCGCACCGAGATCTCGGACTCGGCGTTCAGCAGGCTCATCTTGACGCCGGCGATCTTGTCGGGGTTCTCGGCGATGACATCGAGCAGCACAGCGGATGCCGTCTGCCAGTCGTCCGCTCCGAAGTATCCGGCGAGCTCGGGGTCGAAAGCCGTTCCGAGCCAGTGCAGCACGACCGGCACGGTGGCCGAGGAGAGCACCTCCCGGTAGACGCGGCGGTAGTCGTCGGCATCCGTCGCCACCCTCGCGAGGTGGCGCGAGGCCATGAGAACCGGACCCGCGCCCTGTTCCTCGGTGAAGTGCAGCTGCTCTTTGTAGGCGTCTATCACCTGGTCGAGCGAGATGTGCGAGTCGGCGACGTGGTCGGTGTTGACGCCGACCACGACCGAGCCGCCCTCCTCGCGGGCGACCTCGGCGCTGCGGGCAATGAGCTCGCGCGTCGCCGCGGCATCCAGGCCCATGTTGCGCTGCGCGGTGTCCATTGCGTCGGCGACGCCGAGTCCCCACGAGTACACGTTGCGGCGGAACGCGAGCGTCGAGTCCCAGTCGATGTCGGCGGGCTGGCCGGGGGTGTTGTCGGCGTGCACCTTCGGCACGACGTGGGCGGCGGCGTAGGCGACGCGGCTCTGCAGCGGCGAGGACGGGCGGGAGTACCCGCCGCCCTCGCGCAGCTCGGCATCCGTCACCGCGCCCGCGGCGTCGAGAAGTCGGAGAGTCATCATGCTCAACCCAGCGTCAGCGGTTCGAGCGCGACCTTGCGGCCCTCGGCGCTCGAGGTCAGTCCGGCCTCGGCGAACTGCACGCCGCGGGCACCGGAGAGCAGGTCGAAGGGGTACTTCGTGCCCTCGACGAACGAGACCAGGTACTCCTCCCACTGCTGACGGAATCCGTTGATGAAGACGTCGTTGGTGGGCACGTTCTGCCAGTCGGCGTCGTAGTCGTGGCTGTCTTCGAGGTCGGGATTCCACACGGGCTTCGGCGTCGCGTTGCGCGGCTGGATCTTGGCGCCGAAGAGTCCGACGACCGCGGATCCGTGGGTGCCGTCGACCTGGAACTCGACCAGCTCGTCACGGTTCACACGCACAGTCCAGCTGGAGTTGATCTCGGCGATGATGCCGCCCTCGATCTCGAAGATGCCGTAGGCCGCGTCTTCGGCGGTGGCGGTGTAGTGCTCGCCGTTCTCGTCCCAGCGGTCGGCGATGTGCACGGCGGCCTGCGCGTAGACGCTCTTGACCTCGCCGAAGAGGTTCTCGAGCACGTAGTTCCAGTGCGGGAACATGTCGACGATGATGCCGCCGCCGTCTT
Coding sequences within:
- a CDS encoding sugar phosphate isomerase/epimerase family protein, with the protein product MTKIRPGLCSVTFRALSAEQVVELAAEARLDVIEWGADTHVPAGDVDQAARVSGLMSDAGLVSCSYGSYFRAGTDESITPVLDTAEALGVDRVRVWAGSIGSDGAAPQDWASTIARLQDAVDEANARGISLALEFHSGTLADTAPTTLRVLTEVARPTLSTYWQPTVGAAVETVLDEYRAIADHVTAAHVFSWWPDHERLPLRARDALWTRFFGEAQSAPTPPRDALLEFVPGDDPAMLRGEAATLRSYLSL
- a CDS encoding dihydrodipicolinate synthase family protein, coding for MMTLRLLDAAGAVTDAELREGGGYSRPSSPLQSRVAYAAAHVVPKVHADNTPGQPADIDWDSTLAFRRNVYSWGLGVADAMDTAQRNMGLDAAATRELIARSAEVAREEGGSVVVGVNTDHVADSHISLDQVIDAYKEQLHFTEEQGAGPVLMASRHLARVATDADDYRRVYREVLSSATVPVVLHWLGTAFDPELAGYFGADDWQTASAVLLDVIAENPDKIAGVKMSLLNAESEISVRERLPEGVRMFTGDDFNYVGLIGGDSTRPLSEERSTETKRTHSDALLGAFAAITPVASAAIQALDAGDPARYLEILGPTEELSRQVFAAPTFYYKTGVAFLAWLNGHQPAFQMVGGLHSARSLPHLSRIVELANASLALEDPELARERWHGMLRLNGIDAGSVTA
- a CDS encoding Gfo/Idh/MocA family protein, whose protein sequence is MSQTTTREIGIIMNGVSGRMGYRQHLVRSILAIREQGGIELPDGSRITVKPLLVGRNEAKLAELAAKHGIEDYTTDLDAALADPKWEIYADFLVTKARASALRKAIAAGKAIYTEKPTAESLDEALELARLADEAGVKTGVVHDKLYLPGLQKLKRLIDSGFFGRILSVRGEFGYWVFEGDWQPAQRPSWNYRTEDGGGIIVDMFPHWNYVLENLFGEVKSVYAQAAVHIADRWDENGEHYTATAEDAAYGIFEIEGGIIAEINSSWTVRVNRDELVEFQVDGTHGSAVVGLFGAKIQPRNATPKPVWNPDLEDSHDYDADWQNVPTNDVFINGFRQQWEEYLVSFVEGTKYPFDLLSGARGVQFAEAGLTSSAEGRKVALEPLTLG
- a CDS encoding sugar phosphate isomerase/epimerase family protein; this encodes MTVDPRLSINQATIKHADLATALRVTADAGIQAIGLWREPVNEVGLDVAARMLTDSGLRFTTHCRGGFFTLPEGPERVAALDDNRRAIEETATLAASGADGSTAVLVLVAGGLPAGSRDLIGARERVRDAIGDLAADAKAAGVTLAIEPLHPMYASDRAVVSTLGQALDIAADFDADVVGAAVDTFHIWWDPQVLEQIARAGREGRIATYQVCDWKTPLAADVLLSRHYTGDGVIDFGSLTRAVIDTGYDRDIEVEIFNADIWADAPENVVRRTAESFGAAVSPHLR